The following nucleotide sequence is from Phoenix dactylifera cultivar Barhee BC4 unplaced genomic scaffold, palm_55x_up_171113_PBpolish2nd_filt_p 001531F, whole genome shotgun sequence.
GTCTTCATGAAGGTGAGATTCAAACTTtgaattagaatcctattttaaaACATCCACTGCAGCGAGCTCCAATATAATCTTTCTACCTGAATTTGAAATAAATGGAACGAAATCTCCTTGATTTTCACTCATGCAGGCAGTTGCAATGGATGGACAGGAAACCAGTGTAATCACAGACTATATATTAAAGGTAACGTACCTGCTGTAAATTGCATTGTAGAATGAAATGAATCTTTTAGAGGCGCAAGACTCGTTATTTAATCTTCATTCGCTTCTTTAAATTATGGCAGGTCTTAGGATTGGAAATCTGTGCGGACACCATGGTAGGAGATGAAATGCTGAGAGGTATCTCCGGTGGCCAAAGGAAGCGTGTCACGACAGGTAGAGCAACTGATAAGATGAACTCCTAAGATTAAAATTCTTCTGAGTGATGCTTTATATTTGTTCCTATCTTGTATCCACATATATTTGCATGCTGTAGGTGAGATGCTCGTCGGACCTGCAAGAGCTCTGTTCATGGATGAGATATCAACTGGTCTTGACAGCTCCACAACATTCCAGATAGTTAATTCACTCAGGCAGTCCATTCATATTCTTGGGGGGACAGCAGTGATTTCCCTGCTCCAACCTGCTCCTGAGACATATGACCTCTTTGACGACATCATTCTTCTTTCCGACGGGCAAGTTGTGTATCAAGGTCCTCGTGGACATGTGCTCGAGTTCTTCGAGTCGATGGGCTTCAAATGCCCGGAGAGGAAGGGTGTTGCAGACTTCTTACAAGAGGTAGGTTAACTACAAAAATGTTGCTCTTATAATTCACCATCACAAAGATAGTATACcgatctcttctttgaaaattcgAAGGTGACCTCAAGGAAAGATCAACAGCAGTATTGGATGCGGCACGATGAAACTTATCGGTATGTGCCTGTCAAGGAATTTGCAGAGGCTTTTCAGTCTTTCCATGTTGGGCAGGATATAGGGAATGAACTTTCCATCCCCTATGACAAGAGCAAGAGCCACCCTGCTGCCCTGACAACCTCAAAATATGGTGTCAGCAAAAAGGAGCTTTTTAGAGCTAACCTTGCAAGAGAACTATTACTGATGAAGCGACATTCGTTTGTATATATCTTCAGGGCAACTCAGGTGAGTCATATCCACAACTAATGAAGTAAAAAAGAGCTGCCTAAAGCACTCCGCGATGTGTTGTTTTtctaacctttttttttgatgtattcATATTAGAAgtgtaattttttgaatttcagcTCACAATCGTTGCTTTCATCGCAATGACAATCTTCCTACGCACGGAGATGCACCGTGACTCCGTAACTGATGGGGGAATCTATATGGGCGCACTTTTCTTCGGAATAATCTCAGTCATGTTCAATGGATTCTCGGAGCTTGCAATGACCGTTCTGAAGCTTCCTGTCTTCTTCAAACAAAGAGATTTGCTCTTTTATCCCGCATGGTCATATGCACTTCCGAAGTGGATTTTAAAGATTCCAGTTTCATTTGTAGAAGTTGGAGTTTGGGTGTTCACAACATACTATGTTATTGGATTTGATCCAAATGTAGGAAGGTAAGATGGTTGACTTTGATTCTGGTCATTATGGTTGAATCCTTCCATTCCAGGATCTTCAAAATATTTGGGTACTTTTTCTCCTTGgcaggctatttaagcagtaTCTGCTCCTCTTAGCGATCAATCAGATGGCAACGGCGCTCTTCCGGTTCATTGCTGCACTGGGTAGGAACATGATCGTCGCGAATACCTTTGGATCCTTTGCACTTCTCATTCTTTTGGTTCTTGGTGGGTTCATCCTGTCGAGAGGTATGCTTCTATCACTTGCTTTGTTCTTTATATTAGATGCCTTATTACAAGCTTTTAGAGATATCATTCCTGTCTCAGCTACCTGCTATAATAGTTTGTTAACTATATGTATCTCTATGCTTGTGACAGAGGATGTGAAGAAATGGTGGATATGGGGTTACTGGATCTCGCCCCTTATGTACTCACAGAATGCAATTTCAACAAATGAATTTCTGGGAAGAAGTTGGAGCCATGTAAGGGAATCTCCTTCATATGACAAGAAAATGCATTTTAATTCCAAGGAAAGAATAGCTGATATCCATGCTCAATATTATTGTGTTGCAGAGTCTTCCTGGATCAACAGAGCCACTAGGAGTGCTTGTCTTGAAGTCTCGTGGTGTCTTTCCAGAGGCAAAATGGTACTGGATTGGTTTTGGTGCCTTGATTGGATACATGTTGCTATTCAATGCTCTTTTCACCGTGGCTCTCGCCTATCTCAATCGTGAGTATAAATCCTACGATAACATCTTCgtggaaaaaaaaatgcaaaatcttACAAATTATGGGTTAAAGTTCTAAGATTGAGAACTCTACTCTGAGCATTGCCTAATGTTTGCAGCATTTGGGAAAGCTCGCCCGGCTATTTCTGAAGAGACGTTAAAGGAAAAACATGCAAATTTAACTGGGGAAGTATTAggatcatcatcatcaagagggaGGAACTCTGTAAATGATTTCACATCTGGAAGTAAGTATAGTCAGTATGTTCAACATAAGCTAAATTCCTCTTGACCGATTTCATCTCATTGTCATTTTCATGTATGCAGATAGTGCTGATGAGATAAGGAGGAGCAATTCCTCATCAAAGTCCACAAATGAAGTGGTTCATCCGAATCAGAACAAAAAGGGAATGGTCCTTCCATTTGTACCACTTTCCATGACCTTTGACAATATAAGATACTCCGTGGACATGCCACAGGtaatatgacaagcaatgtatcctccttttcctttcattctcttctttctttcccctCCCCTTTCTGGGCGAGTCTCTCTCACCTACTAGcatttcttattttcattaGCTTAGTGGAATTTGTTGTGGATTGAAAATCTTTGGTAAACTTGTAGGAAATGAAAGCACAAGGTGTAATAGAAGATCGATTGGAACTCCTTAAGGGAGTGAGTGGGTCTTTCAGGCCGGGAGTTCTAACGGCTCTGATGGGTGTTAGTGGAGCCGGTAAGACAACATTGATGGATGTATTGGCTGGAAGAAAAACAGGGGGATACATAGAGGGAAACATCACCATATCCGGCTATCCAAAGAAGCAAGAAACTTTTGCTCGAGTATCAGGGTATTGTGAACAAAATGATATCCACTCTCCACATGTGACCGTCTACGAGTCTCTTGTATACTCTGCATGGCTTCGATTGTCCTCTGAGGTTAATTCTGCAACAAGAAAGGTTGGTTAAATAAACAACAGCCTGATCCTTGCATTCCTTTTCAGTCCATTGATGCATAGAATGACTACTGAAACTATGGATCGCAGATGTTCATTGAAGAGGTCATGGAGCTTGTAGAGTTGACATCATTGAGGGGTGCACTGGTTGGATTACCTGGAGTGAATGGACTGTCGACCGAGCAACGAAAGAGGCTGACGATTGCTGTGGAGCTTGTTGCTAACCCTTCTATAATATTCATGGATGAGCCAACCTCCGGACTCGATGCACGGGCTGCAGCAATCGTCATGAGGACCGTAAGGAGCACCGTGGACACTGGGAGGACGGTTGTGTGCACCATTCACCAGCCTAGCATCGACATATTTGAAGCTTTTGATGAGGTAAGGGAATGACAGGATTAATTGGCTTATTTGTACTTATAAACTGAAGTTCAATGAGGCGCAactttaatatatttaatttatatttgattGCAGCTCTTCCTGATGAagcgaggaggagaagagatatATATTGGTCCACTGGGGCGCCATTCTTGCCATCTTATTAATTATTTTGAGGTGAGACACAAGAAAAAGGTTTACTTCCTTACTAGATTCAGCTGAACAGAACAACCAACTACATCCTTTGGTTTATTTTATCAAGGGAATTGAAGGTGTCAGCAAGATAAAAGATGGTTATAATCCTGCGACATGGATGCTGGAAGTGACGACATTGGCCCAAGAACGGATACTAGGGGTTAATTTCAGCGAAGTATACAAAACATCTGAACTCTATCAGTGAGTAACTTTTACTTCATCTTCTTTCGTAGTCGATATAGCTAGCATGTCTCTACTTGTATCTGCAATCTTCCATATTTTCAGGAGGAACAAGAATTTGATAAAAGAATTAAGTACACCACCTCCTGGTTCAAGCGATCTACACTTCCCAACTCAGTACCCGCAATCCTTCTTCACACAATGTATGGCTAACCTTTGGAAACAGAACTTATCATACTGGAGGAATCCTCCATACACTGCAGTGAGGTTCTTCTTCACAACAATCATAGCCTTGTTGTTTGGGACTATTTTCTGGGACCTCGGCACTAAAAGGTAGATCTCGACTTCACTTCCCCGAAGCTTTTTAACTCTATTTTCGATCCAGAATGATCTCAGTGTGCCTATACTATTTTATATTGCAGGGATAAGCAGCAGGATTTGTTTAATGCAATGGGTTCCATGTATGCTGCCGTTCTCTTCATTGGGGTACAGAATGCTTCATCTGTTCAACCAGTTGTAGCTATCGAACGAACCGTATTTTATAGAGAAAGAGCAGCTGGAATGTATTCAGCCTTGCCATATGCATTTGGACAGGTGCTTACTTTTACATCACCCTACCTTACCCATCCTCCTCCTTTTCATGAAGTAAAAAACCTTCTCTTTGAATTAAGAACTTCCTGTCTTCTTTTCTATTAAATTAAGTGATTCTGATTACATGATATGAGTTACATATATATAATGATACACTAATTGAATAACCAAATCATTAACTAACTAACAGTGAAGAACTGAATTCACTGAAATCAGGAAGTCAGTTTATCTTCAGTTGAAGTTCAGCTCAGCAGAATCTTGAACTTAGCTGAACCTTGAGGTTTGAGTcacaactacactaaccaccaTGCATTTCTGAATTGCAGGTTGCGATCGAAATTCCATACATCTTGATCCAGTCGTTGATTTATGgtgtactagtgtatgcaatgATTGGGTTTGAATGGACGGCAGCTAAATTCTTCTGGTACATGTTCTTCATGTACTTCACATTGCTGTACTTCACATTCTATGGAATGATGGCAGTAGGCCTGACCCCCAACCACAACATTGCTGCAATAGTTTCCTCTGCCTTCTATTTGATATGGAATCTTTTCTCTGGATTTATCATTCCACGACCTGTAAGTTCCTATTCCAAGAACTCGATTGTTTCTTGGTCTTTTATAGAAGTATATCCACTAAATTTGCTGCTTCATTTTACAGAGAATTCCTGTTTGGTGGAGATGGTATTATTGGATTTGCCCTGTTTCATGGACCCTGTACGGCTTGGTTGCTTCCCAGTTTGGAGATGTACAGAATAAGCTTGACACCGGCGTGGCCGTGGCTGATTTCGTCAGGAGTTACTTTGGGTTCAGACACGACTTCTTGGGAGTGGTTGCAGCGGTTGTCGTCGCATTCCCTGTGCTATTTGCCTTCCTATTTGGGTTCTCAATAAAAATGCTCAACTTCCAAAGAAGATGAACAAGGCTTCCAATGATCGACCCTGATGTTTTGGAGAAAAGGATTAGATGAGTACTTACATGACTTGGTCGGCAAAGATCGAACAAActtgaagagaaaagaagaaagaaacttgAACAGGACAGctcacaatatttttttttttttgcgccatactttttttttcaactatTATTGTAGGAGTTAAATGAAGTCGAGACTTTCTCTAATTGTGTTCGTAGATACGTGCTTTGATCTTTCGGAATTCCAAAAACTACGTGCTTTGGATGTGTTTATATAGTGAAAGATGAGACAACTTCCAGAGGAATTCAAAGCGGGGACACCTCAACAATACTTTAAATTCCTCCCATATTATGAAtgtaaaattaaagaaaatcaaatcaCAACAACCTATTTGAACGTGTGAGATGACACTGACTATGCAAAAAAGACTATGCGAAATGGAAATGTGAACAGGAGAGGACCCCAAACAAGCTCCAAAGATGGTGGTGGAGAGAGTTAAATCTTGAGGACTGGTATCTTGAAATGATGAAGGATGTAGGGAAAAGGAACAGGACAGAAGTTAACGCCTATGTCGCAAAAGCAGTGGGTCTTGATATTGTGAAAACCTCAAGCCCACAGAGATGAATTAATGTTCTGGTTGCAATCATACTGCCATGCCATGGAAATTTTGGTGAAGTTAGCTCATGGAGTCATGAAGAACCATCATGCATGAATACTGGGGCGCAATCCATGAATAGGAGATGAAGAGTGAACCAAAAGGAACATATTGTTggaaattcaaacaaaaagtCAACACAAATTTAGAATTGATATTTTGAATTTCGGATAGCATAAATTTAGAATTGATCTTAGAAATCCatttattgtttttttctaTTTCTGTATCATCCTAGTTGTAATCTTTTGTACATTCTCAACTATAAATAAACATGATGACTATCTCACCAGATAGgtagaaaatatttttcagaATATTTTTTTCCCACATCGAAAGGCATTCATATTGTTAAAATAAACATATGCCTGattggaaactagccgtttataataatatatataaacttTTCAGTTTGCGTAGAAATTGTATTTAGGAGTAGATAACTAACATATACATTCAACACAGTACTCATTATACTATTGCTCCATCGATCGTTCCTGTAACCCCAATAATTATGAGTGCTTCCATCCAAGCCAGCTAATTAGGTTCTATGATCAGTAATAGATAAACGATCGCCTCCCATTGAGGATAAGGTCCGTCAAGTGGCAAGGTTGGAGGTGGAGGCAAGCACTCTACGGAAATGGGACAG
It contains:
- the LOC103711178 gene encoding ABC transporter G family member 36-like, producing the protein MEVGDVYGVGSMRRSSSVWRRGDEIFSRSSWDEDDEEALKWAALEKLPTYDRVRKGILTLAEGERIEVDIQSLGLRERKALLDRLVRVAEEDNERFLLKLRDRIDRVGIDLPTIEVRYEHLNIHAETYVGNRGLPTILNSTINVLESLANYFHILPSRKRSLSILHDVSGVIKPQRMTLLLGPPGSGKTTLLLALAGKLDSDLKVSGRVTYNGHGMDEFVPQRTAAYISQHDLHIGEMTVRETLAFSARCQGVGSRYEMLTELSRREKAANIKPDPDIDVFMKAVAMDGQETSVITDYILKVLGLEICADTMVGDEMLRGISGGQRKRVTTGEMLVGPARALFMDEISTGLDSSTTFQIVNSLRQSIHILGGTAVISLLQPAPETYDLFDDIILLSDGQVVYQGPRGHVLEFFESMGFKCPERKGVADFLQEVTSRKDQQQYWMRHDETYRYVPVKEFAEAFQSFHVGQDIGNELSIPYDKSKSHPAALTTSKYGVSKKELFRANLARELLLMKRHSFVYIFRATQLTIVAFIAMTIFLRTEMHRDSVTDGGIYMGALFFGIISVMFNGFSELAMTVLKLPVFFKQRDLLFYPAWSYALPKWILKIPVSFVEVGVWVFTTYYVIGFDPNVGRLFKQYLLLLAINQMATALFRFIAALGRNMIVANTFGSFALLILLVLGGFILSREDVKKWWIWGYWISPLMYSQNAISTNEFLGRSWSHSLPGSTEPLGVLVLKSRGVFPEAKWYWIGFGALIGYMLLFNALFTVALAYLNPFGKARPAISEETLKEKHANLTGEVLGSSSSRGRNSVNDFTSGNSADEIRRSNSSSKSTNEVVHPNQNKKGMVLPFVPLSMTFDNIRYSVDMPQEMKAQGVIEDRLELLKGVSGSFRPGVLTALMGVSGAGKTTLMDVLAGRKTGGYIEGNITISGYPKKQETFARVSGYCEQNDIHSPHVTVYESLVYSAWLRLSSEVNSATRKMFIEEVMELVELTSLRGALVGLPGVNGLSTEQRKRLTIAVELVANPSIIFMDEPTSGLDARAAAIVMRTVRSTVDTGRTVVCTIHQPSIDIFEAFDELFLMKRGGEEIYIGPLGRHSCHLINYFEGIEGVSKIKDGYNPATWMLEVTTLAQERILGVNFSEVYKTSELYQRNKNLIKELSTPPPGSSDLHFPTQYPQSFFTQCMANLWKQNLSYWRNPPYTAVRFFFTTIIALLFGTIFWDLGTKRDKQQDLFNAMGSMYAAVLFIGVQNASSVQPVVAIERTVFYRERAAGMYSALPYAFGQVAIEIPYILIQSLIYGVLVYAMIGFEWTAAKFFWYMFFMYFTLLYFTFYGMMAVGLTPNHNIAAIVSSAFYLIWNLFSGFIIPRPRIPVWWRWYYWICPVSWTLYGLVASQFGDVQNKLDTGVAVADFVRSYFGFRHDFLGVVAAVVVAFPVLFAFLFGFSIKMLNFQRR